A stretch of the Methylacidiphilum caldifontis genome encodes the following:
- a CDS encoding efflux RND transporter periplasmic adaptor subunit, with the protein MKENKSTDFNLFSLSPDKFAENLPLLLNSIRSLEKLFPIVFHYLSLKIAIQGMQITRLEGSGWRSIWSSCDGPLPWEMNHEKRNFLDQQLKQAFLEKRFCYFSWPLSPDYDAVWSYPFDNKDHNFLHHFLFPLIHADHFQGVIHYWFKGENHQNFLEHQYQCLAPISFAVASCLGQWIKDITVHSSSSSTLSALYVKYIEELAMNEHDRDKMAHLLVNYAREAAGCDRSCLFAVPLNSKGYSFLFSQDFSQLQQFELKAASSLVEIQKHANQALILKEAVVSLVKVANPQYFVGKPKRDKKLKTLFFSFLFGDEKIISSKKEELQDETSRSPLRIGFAMREGGSKERPKEIIDYFNTVPMNWIAAFPLMDDEKRIFGFLSWEGQEPIVANLELFNLLQRICLVGGRSFARVYFKKKAWLYPFQLRKPLVFIALLILFLGTIALIPLPMKIKADAVLLPSFEISVPAMVSARIDSIHVQVGDYVKRGALLMTLDSTNIRLKIKEIEQDYKKNMAEADLAQNLKQETAMQLARLNALKSQAMLKSLYKDYQHTFIRAPIDGLVMGPYNLATRRGEVTQIGEVLVQLADPRYWKVKGFLKEQDLIYLANLLEKKRKPLPISFKLFADPTKSYRLFLNSTDQFVHGAEVEKAKYEFSFLIPWEEKNINPVLLKKGFRGIAKIYVGIRPLGEIAFRDIVRFLKIHVFFW; encoded by the coding sequence GTGAAAGAAAATAAATCAACTGATTTTAATCTTTTTTCTCTTTCACCAGATAAGTTTGCAGAAAATTTACCCCTTTTGTTGAATTCTATCCGAAGCCTTGAGAAGCTGTTTCCTATTGTTTTTCACTACCTTTCTCTGAAGATAGCCATTCAGGGAATGCAGATAACCCGGCTAGAAGGATCAGGGTGGCGGTCAATCTGGTCTTCTTGTGATGGTCCCTTACCGTGGGAAATGAACCATGAAAAGAGAAATTTTTTAGACCAACAGCTTAAGCAGGCTTTTCTTGAGAAAAGATTTTGTTATTTTTCATGGCCACTTTCTCCTGATTATGATGCTGTCTGGTCTTATCCATTTGATAACAAGGATCATAATTTTTTACATCATTTCCTTTTTCCACTGATCCATGCCGATCATTTTCAGGGAGTTATTCATTACTGGTTTAAGGGGGAAAATCACCAAAATTTTCTTGAACACCAGTACCAGTGCTTAGCTCCTATCAGTTTTGCGGTAGCCAGTTGTCTTGGACAATGGATAAAAGATATAACGGTTCATTCGAGCTCTTCTTCAACCCTTTCTGCCCTTTACGTGAAATACATCGAGGAGTTAGCGATGAATGAGCATGACAGGGATAAAATGGCTCATCTGCTTGTCAACTACGCTAGAGAGGCGGCTGGATGTGACCGGAGTTGTCTTTTTGCCGTTCCTTTGAATTCCAAAGGCTATAGTTTTCTATTCTCCCAGGATTTTAGTCAGCTCCAGCAGTTTGAATTAAAAGCAGCAAGCTCCCTTGTAGAAATTCAAAAGCATGCTAATCAAGCCCTTATACTTAAAGAAGCGGTTGTTTCGCTAGTTAAAGTGGCTAATCCTCAATATTTTGTAGGAAAACCGAAACGGGATAAGAAACTCAAAACTCTTTTTTTTTCCTTTCTTTTTGGGGATGAAAAGATTATCTCCAGCAAAAAGGAAGAACTTCAAGATGAAACTTCTCGTAGCCCTCTACGCATTGGTTTTGCTATGAGAGAAGGGGGATCAAAAGAAAGGCCCAAGGAGATCATCGATTATTTCAATACAGTTCCCATGAATTGGATTGCTGCCTTCCCTTTGATGGACGATGAAAAAAGAATATTTGGATTTCTTTCATGGGAAGGTCAAGAACCGATTGTAGCAAATCTTGAACTTTTCAACCTTTTGCAGAGAATCTGCTTGGTTGGAGGCAGAAGTTTTGCTCGAGTCTATTTTAAAAAGAAAGCCTGGCTTTATCCATTCCAGCTAAGAAAACCCCTGGTTTTCATTGCCCTTTTAATTTTATTTCTTGGAACTATAGCATTGATTCCCTTGCCGATGAAGATCAAGGCCGATGCTGTCCTTCTGCCTTCTTTTGAGATTTCTGTGCCCGCCATGGTATCCGCTCGGATCGATTCCATCCATGTTCAAGTCGGTGACTATGTAAAAAGAGGAGCACTTTTAATGACCCTCGATTCGACAAATATTCGGCTGAAAATCAAGGAGATCGAACAAGATTACAAGAAAAATATGGCTGAAGCGGACTTAGCACAAAACTTAAAACAGGAAACCGCGATGCAACTTGCCCGACTTAATGCGTTGAAATCTCAAGCCATGCTCAAAAGTTTGTACAAGGATTACCAGCATACTTTTATTCGAGCTCCAATAGATGGACTGGTAATGGGACCTTACAACCTTGCTACTCGTAGAGGAGAAGTTACCCAGATCGGAGAAGTCCTTGTTCAACTTGCTGATCCCAGGTATTGGAAAGTGAAGGGTTTTTTGAAAGAACAGGATCTCATTTATTTGGCTAATCTTTTGGAAAAAAAGAGAAAACCTCTTCCCATATCCTTTAAATTGTTCGCTGATCCGACAAAAAGTTATAGGCTTTTTTTAAATTCTACTGACCAATTTGTTCATGGAGCGGAAGTAGAAAAAGCCAAATATGAATTTTCCTTTCTAATCCCATGGGAAGAAAAGAATATCAACCCAGTACTATTAAAAAAGGGTTTCAGAGGAATAGCCAAAATTTACGTAGGCATTAGACCTCTAGGTGAAATAGCCTTCAGGGACATAGTCCGGTTTCTAAAAATCCATGTTTTTTTCTGGTAA
- a CDS encoding PqqD family protein codes for MEENEINRVEIPDWICYERIDNEIIMVDPTTWQYYKLDNYGAVLWEKLVALKGDIKALRNWVFEHFEGDPQQMGKDIDLFIQRLVENGILVKPEVEKNPSFQG; via the coding sequence ATGGAAGAAAATGAAATAAATAGGGTAGAAATTCCTGATTGGATTTGTTATGAACGGATAGACAACGAAATCATCATGGTTGATCCTACAACTTGGCAATATTATAAGTTAGATAACTATGGAGCAGTGTTGTGGGAAAAACTCGTTGCCTTAAAAGGAGATATTAAGGCACTAAGGAATTGGGTTTTTGAGCATTTTGAAGGGGATCCTCAACAAATGGGGAAAGATATCGATCTTTTTATCCAACGATTGGTCGAGAATGGCATTCTGGTAAAACCCGAAGTAGAAAAAAATCCTTCTTTTCAAGGATAG
- a CDS encoding TolC family protein: MRKDFSLFFLLVSLFSFLTLLDIQGASTDPQNADPSISIFYSIKKPIELIYPKQLQVSTTKKWSLEEVIQRALDANPEVVSARKAIEQQEGIKMQFKARLYPHGGLVYRAQREQSSLLMFLPTIEAYPLTRTSWLGAVQIKQTILNVGAVKEARQQKEILEKVIWQSMDVALRTVAQAKEAFYYTLFRQEVVEIREELTEASRAIAEYTQKMFKEGEIPEFQALSAQAEYSTSLGDLAQARSAYVKAREQLRMILNMPSSQENDPLYLAGQNDLPSFEVPYDEALKIALQKRTDLNEALHSLSAAHAAVAAAQSSYYPTLDALLQYENISNVYILYPKWGWTAGVQGQWNFFDIMENNGRIKTQKALENIAQVKVSQLKVDIPAQLRELYQQIKRSKEAVAFQQTAVNDAEKAFDQARKLFESGETNWVQAVTARQALLKAKLANAEARFNYNAALARLEYAVGGQLPAQ, from the coding sequence ATGAGAAAAGATTTTTCCCTTTTCTTTTTGTTGGTCAGTCTTTTTTCTTTTTTGACACTCCTTGATATTCAGGGGGCTTCTACCGACCCACAAAACGCTGATCCTTCGATTTCTATTTTTTATAGCATAAAAAAGCCGATTGAACTGATTTATCCTAAGCAGTTGCAGGTGAGTACAACTAAGAAATGGTCATTAGAAGAGGTTATCCAACGTGCTCTGGATGCGAACCCTGAAGTTGTTTCTGCACGAAAAGCTATTGAACAACAAGAAGGGATTAAAATGCAGTTTAAAGCTAGGCTTTACCCTCATGGAGGATTAGTTTACCGTGCTCAACGGGAACAAAGCTCCCTTTTGATGTTTCTGCCAACAATAGAAGCTTATCCCCTGACTCGGACGAGCTGGCTAGGGGCTGTACAGATAAAACAAACGATTCTCAATGTGGGAGCGGTTAAAGAAGCCAGGCAACAAAAAGAGATTTTGGAAAAAGTAATATGGCAATCGATGGATGTGGCCTTGAGGACGGTGGCTCAAGCCAAGGAAGCTTTTTATTATACCCTTTTTAGACAAGAAGTTGTGGAAATTAGAGAAGAGTTAACCGAAGCAAGTCGTGCTATTGCTGAATATACCCAAAAAATGTTTAAAGAAGGAGAGATTCCTGAATTTCAAGCTTTAAGTGCTCAAGCTGAATACTCAACTTCTCTTGGAGATCTAGCCCAGGCAAGATCCGCTTATGTAAAAGCAAGAGAACAGCTCAGAATGATCCTCAATATGCCAAGTAGCCAAGAAAATGATCCTCTTTACCTGGCTGGTCAAAACGATCTACCTTCCTTCGAAGTACCTTACGATGAAGCTCTAAAAATTGCTTTACAAAAACGTACTGATTTAAATGAGGCTTTGCATTCACTTTCGGCTGCTCATGCTGCGGTGGCTGCTGCTCAATCCAGCTATTATCCAACCCTCGATGCCCTTCTTCAGTATGAGAACATTAGCAATGTTTACATCCTTTACCCTAAATGGGGCTGGACGGCGGGCGTGCAAGGCCAGTGGAATTTTTTTGATATTATGGAAAATAATGGAAGGATAAAGACCCAAAAAGCATTGGAAAATATAGCCCAAGTTAAAGTCAGTCAACTTAAGGTTGATATTCCTGCCCAGCTTAGAGAACTTTACCAGCAGATAAAAAGATCTAAGGAGGCTGTTGCGTTTCAACAAACGGCTGTGAATGATGCGGAAAAAGCTTTTGATCAAGCAAGGAAACTGTTTGAAAGTGGAGAAACTAACTGGGTTCAAGCTGTAACGGCTCGACAAGCTTTGCTTAAAGCTAAATTAGCCAATGCTGAGGCCCGATTTAATTATAATGCTGCACTAGCGCGCTTAGAATATGCCGTTGGAGGTCAACTCCCAGCTCAATAA
- a CDS encoding phosphoenolpyruvate carboxykinase (ATP): MGDWALKIKSNAVGYGIGLEGSIEELAFSGPVIWGRYPFYSSYVEFIPEMEQKPLLSCGPLSYLLNPRRIVVEDKFLFTIDADRLFFAYKSFDQEKLKYYFYQFVLPLFGQCIGKLLFLHGGAFEVNSQAVGLMASSGGGKSTLLAAFQELGYNLVADDRTGFVLETNEPLVVPAHPFLRNYRKSEDIGRPVTLFSKHILPLKTIFFSALDR, encoded by the coding sequence ATGGGAGATTGGGCTTTAAAAATAAAGAGCAATGCGGTAGGCTATGGGATTGGCTTGGAAGGTTCAATAGAGGAGTTGGCGTTTTCTGGACCAGTAATTTGGGGAAGATACCCTTTTTATTCTTCTTATGTTGAATTTATCCCTGAAATGGAACAAAAGCCTTTATTGTCTTGTGGACCATTAAGTTATCTTCTTAACCCGAGAAGAATTGTTGTCGAAGATAAATTTTTGTTTACTATCGATGCGGATCGACTTTTTTTTGCCTACAAATCTTTTGATCAAGAAAAGCTTAAATACTATTTTTACCAATTTGTTTTACCCCTTTTTGGACAGTGTATCGGAAAACTCCTTTTTCTTCACGGAGGGGCATTTGAAGTCAACTCCCAAGCTGTAGGTCTGATGGCTTCCTCTGGAGGAGGAAAGTCAACTTTACTTGCTGCTTTTCAAGAGCTAGGATACAACTTAGTTGCCGATGATAGAACAGGATTTGTTTTAGAAACGAATGAACCATTAGTTGTCCCTGCTCATCCTTTTCTTCGTAATTATAGAAAGTCGGAGGATATAGGTAGGCCTGTTACTCTTTTTTCTAAGCACATATTACCTCTTAAGACTATTTTTTTTTCTGCGTTGGACAGATAA
- a CDS encoding glycosyltransferase, which translates to MLRKIERELRRFKKRIFHQVQFHHNSSIGVGDSFLTSTGDSIKLHVDSPPTDNGKIPCFSGLGLIKGWVIAKKGIKKLNCTIDDQNVDYLLFGFSRPDVAAAYPEYRDADKSGFCLKINAQVFENGEHDLRFYIETEEENSCIAKKIQIYNLDHISQNWLENNKWLEHERYRFLKIEKNWWPKPLFSFLFLWDIPCHQEEKEDLFSQTLLSLKNQVYSEWEVFLVCSQSKPEESFIQALGKEFSCRVKLLFFSEDQKESIQTALLQHCKGRWLGILSAGDILDPRALHTFAQVVYEHPEEELIYCDELEIDEKNQKRIFFKPSWSPTLLSQYPYIGKLWIVRKDRFLEVLKKDFELTRLLSDQSLISEMGIDPSHVTHIPFVLCSGKRVGIEIKKEENFLFLPKELCPKISIIMPTIIKREDVVERCFRSIFEKTTYSHFELLVIVNRHYLAENDPKRQLLERFPIRKISVDFPYNWSRLNNLGKEESQGEILLFLNDDIEVLSPRWLETMLSYVIKEDVGAVGAKLYYPDMSIQHGGIYFSQSLIGGEHILRYYKDQEISEKWLGELDRECTAVTGACLMVRRSIFENLGGFDESLPVAFNDVDFCLRARRLGLRNIFCARAKLIHYEGMSRAGIPEENDYKLLVKRWAGAFENGDPYWNPNLLDYMPNWTPNPLAKGSLRGRKTFLK; encoded by the coding sequence GTGCTAAGGAAAATCGAAAGGGAACTGCGGCGCTTCAAAAAAAGAATTTTTCATCAAGTTCAATTCCATCATAATAGCAGTATTGGAGTCGGAGATTCTTTCCTCACCTCCACCGGAGACAGCATTAAACTGCATGTCGACAGTCCTCCTACAGATAATGGTAAGATTCCTTGTTTTAGTGGCTTGGGGTTAATAAAGGGTTGGGTAATTGCTAAAAAGGGGATAAAAAAGCTCAACTGCACAATCGATGATCAGAACGTTGATTATCTCCTTTTTGGTTTTTCTAGGCCAGATGTTGCGGCAGCCTATCCTGAATACAGAGATGCGGATAAAAGTGGATTTTGTCTTAAAATCAATGCTCAAGTTTTTGAAAACGGCGAGCATGATCTTCGATTTTATATTGAGACCGAAGAAGAAAATAGTTGCATTGCAAAAAAAATACAGATCTACAACCTCGATCATATTTCTCAAAATTGGCTTGAGAATAACAAATGGTTAGAACATGAACGATATCGTTTCCTAAAGATAGAAAAAAACTGGTGGCCAAAGCCTTTGTTCTCCTTTCTTTTTTTATGGGATATCCCTTGTCATCAAGAGGAAAAGGAGGATCTGTTTTCCCAGACCCTTTTATCCTTAAAAAACCAGGTTTATAGTGAATGGGAAGTTTTTCTTGTCTGTAGCCAAAGCAAGCCAGAGGAAAGTTTTATTCAAGCTTTGGGTAAAGAGTTCTCTTGTCGTGTCAAATTGCTTTTCTTTTCGGAAGACCAAAAGGAATCGATTCAAACTGCTCTCCTCCAGCATTGTAAGGGAAGGTGGTTGGGAATTCTTTCAGCTGGAGATATTCTTGATCCAAGGGCTTTGCATACTTTTGCTCAGGTTGTCTATGAACATCCCGAAGAAGAGCTTATTTACTGTGATGAGTTAGAGATTGATGAAAAAAACCAAAAAAGAATTTTTTTTAAGCCCTCTTGGTCTCCAACTCTACTTTCACAGTATCCTTACATTGGAAAGCTTTGGATTGTCAGAAAAGATCGCTTTTTAGAAGTTCTTAAAAAGGATTTCGAACTAACTCGTTTACTTTCCGATCAATCCCTAATTAGTGAAATGGGTATCGATCCTAGTCATGTCACCCATATCCCTTTTGTGCTTTGCTCAGGGAAAAGAGTGGGAATAGAGATAAAAAAAGAAGAAAACTTTCTTTTTTTACCTAAAGAGCTTTGTCCTAAAATTTCGATTATCATGCCCACGATCATCAAAAGAGAAGATGTTGTAGAACGCTGTTTTAGGTCAATTTTTGAAAAGACAACCTATAGCCATTTTGAACTTCTTGTAATTGTTAATCGCCATTATTTGGCTGAAAATGATCCTAAAAGACAACTATTAGAAAGATTCCCCATCCGGAAGATCTCTGTGGATTTTCCATATAATTGGTCTCGGTTAAACAACTTGGGAAAGGAAGAAAGTCAGGGGGAGATTTTACTTTTTCTTAATGATGATATCGAGGTGCTCAGTCCTCGTTGGCTTGAGACCATGCTCAGTTACGTTATAAAAGAAGATGTGGGAGCGGTAGGGGCTAAACTTTATTATCCAGACATGTCCATTCAGCATGGAGGTATTTATTTTAGCCAATCTTTAATTGGGGGCGAACATATATTACGATATTATAAGGATCAAGAAATCTCCGAGAAATGGCTAGGAGAGCTGGATAGAGAATGTACCGCGGTAACTGGGGCCTGTTTAATGGTTAGAAGGTCAATTTTTGAAAATTTGGGGGGATTTGATGAATCCCTTCCTGTTGCCTTTAATGATGTAGACTTTTGTTTGCGTGCTCGCCGGCTTGGACTTAGAAATATCTTTTGTGCTCGGGCAAAGCTAATTCATTACGAAGGCATGAGCCGGGCGGGGATTCCAGAAGAAAACGATTATAAATTGCTTGTGAAAAGATGGGCAGGAGCCTTTGAAAATGGTGATCCTTATTGGAATCCCAATCTTTTAGACTATATGCCGAATTGGACACCAAACCCGTTGGCCAAAGGAAGCCTGAGGGGAAGAAAAACTTTTTTAAAATGA
- a CDS encoding class I SAM-dependent methyltransferase: protein MEKIKEKILRLGFFDVKFYIHAYPEVLRLGVCPLDHYLEVGWKEGKNPCRTFNTSWYLENNPDVAQSGVNPLIHYIEFGIFEGRIPAPSFCWNKRLDYPSYIKELFSLYGKEKAASLAVGGSDQYQTMGNILLRLVISRGKLGVGMSLLDVGCGSGRLAYALCCSELSDQVQYIGIDIVPELLDYARQKCQRPNFVFLYNDKFKIPLDNEQVDLVCFFSVLTHLLQEEAVIMLKEARRVLKAKGKILFTYLNFFSKDHKQLFFQRVTHMENKVAPLLLDIYITPELALEYGHAVDMKALYNGPSECGQYLCVLEK, encoded by the coding sequence ATGGAGAAGATAAAGGAAAAAATACTACGCCTTGGGTTCTTCGATGTAAAATTTTATATTCATGCCTATCCCGAGGTGCTCAGACTTGGGGTTTGTCCTTTGGATCATTATTTGGAGGTGGGTTGGAAAGAGGGGAAAAATCCTTGTCGAACTTTTAACACCTCCTGGTATTTAGAAAATAATCCAGATGTGGCACAAAGTGGGGTTAACCCCCTAATTCATTATATTGAATTTGGAATTTTTGAAGGAAGAATTCCTGCACCTTCTTTTTGTTGGAATAAAAGGCTTGATTACCCCAGCTACATCAAAGAGCTGTTTTCTCTTTACGGTAAAGAAAAAGCAGCTTCATTAGCCGTGGGAGGCAGCGATCAGTATCAAACCATGGGTAATATTCTGCTGCGGTTAGTTATTTCGCGTGGAAAGCTTGGGGTGGGAATGAGCCTTTTAGATGTGGGTTGTGGGTCGGGAAGGTTAGCTTATGCTTTGTGTTGTTCTGAGCTAAGTGATCAAGTACAATACATTGGAATCGATATAGTGCCTGAGCTCTTGGATTACGCAAGACAAAAATGTCAAAGGCCAAACTTTGTTTTTTTGTATAATGATAAGTTTAAAATTCCACTGGATAATGAGCAGGTCGATCTGGTTTGTTTCTTTTCCGTTCTCACCCATCTTCTCCAGGAAGAAGCGGTAATTATGCTTAAGGAAGCCAGGCGCGTTTTGAAAGCGAAGGGAAAAATTTTATTTACCTACTTAAATTTTTTTTCCAAGGATCATAAACAGCTTTTTTTCCAAAGAGTTACCCACATGGAGAACAAAGTTGCTCCTCTGTTGCTGGACATCTACATTACTCCCGAACTTGCTTTAGAATATGGGCATGCTGTTGATATGAAGGCTCTCTACAATGGTCCTTCAGAATGCGGTCAATATCTTTGTGTTCTCGAAAAATAA
- a CDS encoding nucleotidyltransferase domain-containing protein: MLQNLEENAVLLLGRNSVEAKHWGKIEKIFSSKSFNWELFYQLCFAHGLWGFVFNNIKERFILPKDIYIRLSLLCQNTLKRNLLLLEEQKEILTLFNQEGLPVIPLKGTDFNTRTYGKNFELKTTTDIDLLLPQKDVHKAIDLLQRKLNYYTKASTRKIKQKSILFWEKDISFYKKKDHFDCAPSILELHWALVFNPRLDYRALEAIWKEKILEKWENIPVLRMSPQNELIFLLVHGSKHRWECLRYVVDVHEFILKCSFNDKQWDEIVRKAFYFRWERFCFLGLSVVQKLYESPVPEEVLKKLGENWVKKEDIFSSTLPFPYIRHFSLFELFSSPMHKLLFSLKSLRFPSEDLVQKFPLPSFLSFLYIPLSAFFSSWAWLRRNFFSLFPYKLKLQLKSIEKHLSNSL, translated from the coding sequence ATGTTACAAAATTTAGAAGAAAATGCGGTTTTATTACTGGGAAGAAACAGTGTAGAAGCAAAGCATTGGGGAAAAATAGAAAAGATTTTTTCTTCTAAGTCTTTTAATTGGGAGCTTTTTTATCAACTCTGTTTTGCTCATGGACTTTGGGGTTTTGTATTCAATAACATTAAGGAACGCTTCATTTTACCGAAAGATATTTATATAAGGCTATCTTTACTTTGCCAAAATACTTTAAAAAGAAATCTCTTGCTTCTTGAAGAACAAAAAGAAATTTTAACTCTTTTCAATCAAGAAGGATTGCCGGTTATTCCCCTTAAAGGAACAGATTTTAATACAAGGACCTATGGAAAAAATTTTGAGTTGAAAACCACTACCGATATCGACCTATTGTTACCTCAAAAGGATGTCCACAAGGCGATAGATCTACTTCAAAGAAAACTAAACTATTATACCAAAGCCTCAACACGAAAGATAAAGCAGAAGTCAATTCTTTTCTGGGAGAAGGATATTTCTTTTTACAAGAAAAAAGATCATTTTGATTGCGCGCCTTCAATCTTAGAACTTCATTGGGCATTAGTTTTTAACCCACGGCTTGACTACCGGGCATTAGAGGCCATCTGGAAAGAAAAGATTCTTGAAAAGTGGGAAAACATCCCCGTGTTGAGAATGAGCCCCCAAAACGAGCTGATTTTCCTTTTAGTTCACGGCAGTAAACACCGCTGGGAATGTCTTCGTTATGTTGTCGATGTTCACGAATTCATTTTAAAGTGTTCTTTTAATGACAAGCAATGGGATGAAATCGTCCGCAAAGCTTTTTATTTCCGATGGGAAAGATTTTGCTTCCTTGGGCTTTCGGTTGTCCAAAAACTTTATGAAAGCCCAGTTCCTGAAGAAGTTTTAAAAAAACTCGGGGAAAACTGGGTTAAAAAGGAAGATATTTTTTCTTCCACACTCCCCTTCCCCTACATTCGCCATTTTAGTCTTTTCGAACTGTTTTCTTCTCCCATGCATAAGCTTTTGTTTAGCCTTAAATCGTTAAGGTTTCCTTCCGAAGACCTGGTTCAAAAATTTCCCCTCCCCTCTTTTCTCTCCTTTCTGTACATCCCTCTATCGGCTTTTTTCAGCTCATGGGCTTGGCTTCGCCGAAATTTCTTTTCCCTTTTCCCCTACAAGCTAAAACTCCAATTAAAAAGCATTGAAAAACATCTATCGAATTCACTATAA
- a CDS encoding efflux RND transporter periplasmic adaptor subunit — protein MFFFIFSIGRLWAQDDLGGNLLGINMADPVTENFSEERSSYRAILLPVEDVRISAKAAGILEKFFFEEGAYVKKGDIIAQLNTEDERAEMVRAEAEVTVCQAELEKAQMEYKRIENLYKEEVISPKQYEEIKYQLQMAQGKFKEATALLEGAKNRLESKMIRSPIEGIFFKKLRNVGESVERLEPVGRVVNASELQMVIYCDSKHFGQIHPKDKYFVELVDGPYAGEKVEATVIHVDPILDPASGTFRVKLVINSSSKVVAGLSAELVIPELERKVLSNSPTVIGLNAAKKNP, from the coding sequence GTGTTTTTTTTTATTTTTTCTATCGGTCGCCTTTGGGCTCAGGACGATCTGGGGGGAAATTTACTGGGTATAAATATGGCTGACCCAGTAACTGAAAACTTTTCAGAGGAGAGATCTTCTTATAGAGCAATTCTTCTTCCCGTGGAGGATGTTAGGATCAGTGCTAAAGCTGCAGGAATATTAGAGAAATTTTTTTTTGAAGAAGGGGCTTATGTCAAAAAAGGAGATATCATTGCCCAGTTAAATACTGAGGATGAGAGAGCTGAAATGGTAAGAGCTGAAGCTGAAGTTACAGTTTGCCAAGCGGAATTAGAAAAAGCTCAAATGGAATATAAAAGAATAGAAAATCTTTATAAGGAAGAAGTCATTAGCCCAAAACAATATGAGGAGATCAAGTATCAATTGCAGATGGCCCAGGGCAAATTTAAGGAGGCGACAGCCCTCTTGGAAGGAGCAAAAAACAGGCTTGAATCAAAAATGATCCGTTCGCCCATAGAAGGAATTTTTTTTAAAAAATTGCGTAACGTGGGTGAATCGGTAGAGAGGCTTGAGCCAGTGGGCAGGGTAGTCAATGCCTCTGAGCTTCAGATGGTTATTTATTGTGATTCAAAGCACTTTGGCCAGATCCATCCAAAGGATAAATATTTTGTTGAACTGGTAGATGGTCCCTATGCGGGTGAAAAAGTCGAAGCTACGGTTATACATGTCGATCCTATCTTGGATCCGGCAAGTGGAACATTCCGAGTCAAACTAGTTATTAATTCTTCAAGCAAGGTTGTTGCTGGCTTAAGTGCTGAACTGGTTATTCCTGAGCTGGAAAGAAAGGTTTTATCCAATTCCCCGACGGTCATTGGTTTAAATGCAGCTAAGAAAAACCCTTAA
- a CDS encoding radical SAM protein → MINYEVLGIMLRKKCPLRCAHCITESSPDAKGELDEQFVYALLEQAVGISPVISFTGGEAFLDSEKLIRCISKAKSLGFGVTAVTGCGWVRSDRHAFEVIQQVHAAGLDRLCISWDQYHLAFKNEWKLKAVAQSAWNLKIPLTIRSVVTPLSLDKLALPDLGEIQYQLEKIPLIKLGRAEIIPEEDFFWEQTPPQGICGVVLAPVVKYDGRVFACCGPSHYAPEHSPLFLGDAKKRPLNEILKEGKEDPILEMIALAGSFGLYKILKDHFPGVLFPERERYSSICDSCIDILRDQRLVEKLRTYFSRSEGKSLLLALRMMRKYQDKNKHKDNSDRKCIYSRQRETEEVVYGRK, encoded by the coding sequence ATGATAAACTATGAGGTCTTAGGTATAATGCTGAGGAAAAAATGCCCACTTCGTTGTGCGCATTGCATTACGGAGTCCTCTCCTGATGCTAAAGGAGAATTAGATGAGCAGTTTGTTTATGCTCTTTTGGAACAGGCTGTTGGGATTAGCCCTGTGATCAGTTTTACGGGAGGCGAAGCCTTTTTGGATAGCGAAAAGTTGATTCGCTGTATATCTAAAGCCAAGAGTCTTGGATTTGGTGTTACGGCTGTTACAGGTTGTGGATGGGTCAGGTCTGATAGACATGCCTTTGAGGTTATTCAACAAGTTCATGCTGCAGGGTTGGATAGATTATGCATAAGCTGGGATCAGTATCATTTGGCTTTTAAAAATGAATGGAAATTGAAGGCGGTTGCTCAATCCGCTTGGAACTTAAAAATTCCTTTAACGATTAGGAGTGTTGTCACACCCCTTTCTCTCGACAAGTTAGCTTTACCGGATTTAGGGGAAATCCAATACCAGCTCGAAAAAATTCCCCTTATTAAGCTAGGCAGAGCAGAGATTATTCCAGAGGAAGATTTTTTTTGGGAACAAACTCCACCTCAAGGGATATGTGGCGTTGTCTTAGCTCCTGTAGTCAAATATGACGGAAGGGTATTTGCATGTTGTGGTCCTTCCCATTATGCTCCTGAGCATTCTCCTTTGTTTTTAGGTGATGCAAAAAAGAGGCCTTTAAATGAAATTTTAAAGGAAGGAAAGGAAGATCCCATTCTAGAAATGATTGCTCTTGCGGGTTCTTTTGGACTCTATAAAATCTTAAAAGATCATTTTCCTGGCGTTTTGTTCCCAGAAAGAGAGCGCTATTCAAGCATATGTGACAGCTGTATCGATATCTTAAGAGATCAAAGGTTAGTTGAAAAATTAAGAACTTATTTTTCTCGTTCTGAAGGTAAAAGCTTGCTTTTAGCCCTAAGGATGATGAGAAAATATCAGGATAAAAATAAGCATAAAGATAATAGTGACAGAAAATGTATTTATTCGAGGCAAAGGGAAACTGAAGAGGTAGTTTATGGAAGAAAATGA